The Salvelinus alpinus chromosome 25, SLU_Salpinus.1, whole genome shotgun sequence genomic sequence TGGAAAGCACCCTGTTTGCAACCCCTATCATAGCTGTATCCAACCTGCCTTTTGATTATGCGCTATTAATATGCACTGGGCCTCCTTTTGCATCTCGACTCCCTCTTTCCAAGCCATACTGTAGATGTCAAGTGACAAATGACTGATATGAAATGTCGATAGGGACAACAGGCAGTTGAATAGCACCAGTTATTGCTGGCTCTGGCATCATTAATCTGATTCCCACATCAAAGAGGCCGATGAGGGGTGTTGTATGAATACAAAGCTGCCCACAATACAAGTGTTAATTACTTGGTGTCTAATTTGAAGGGGGATCCTTAACACCCTCCCAGCCTGGCTGCTACAGCTCCCACACCTGAGTCATCTCTCTGATGATGGCAGGAAAATCAAATACATAAGTGAAATTGATACAAGCCGCCGGCAGACGAAAGAGCAAGTGCTAATCACTATGCATCATTAGGTGAAGATTTAGCTTAAACGTGTTTAGCAGGAATTAAGCAAAGCTGTTGTTGACATGGATTGACTGCTGTAATGCTTTATTGTCAGTGCTCCAGGAGGCAGAGGGAGGACCGGCATGTATGGGAGGGAGACGCCGAAAGCAGGGATTTGTGGGATTCTGAAGGACTAGCTGGGCTTGTAGCATAGAGAGTGGACAAACTGAAAGAGCTATGACATCTTAGTGTGGAAGAGGGGGTTGCTGGAAGACTGGTGTTGAGTGTGGATGATGGGGGTGAATATGACCTGCGGAGAGAAAGATATTGACGGACAGAGCAGAGGACTGGAGGAATCAGACTTCCTCTTAACAGAACACACATGGAGTTTCAAGAGTTGTTGCTGTTGAATATGTAGCTTAAGTAGAACACTCAAGAGGCTAGCGTTTGAAACAGAATGTCTTTCATTTGAATACAATAACACACGCCAAGAACAAATTACAAAACAATCAATCCACTTTTCATATTGCCTAATGGAGATCACTCTTGACAAGGAGACATCTTCCTTCCTGAGGGTGTGAGTGACAGAGAATTAGCCTGGTGACACTGCAGGTTGGCAGGTTTGGTAGCTTAAGAGAGGGGCATTCCGTATCTGGCCACTAATACAGGTGTAATTGCTGGCTGAGCTCTACCTGAGCCTGCTGGGTGAGGATAAAGCTcagggagagtggaggaagagagaggagggaaagtgaATTAATGGGTTTGGATGCATGTTCTGCATTTCCTTGTGTAGGAAGTTAAGAAATGATTGATAGATAAAAACATGCACAGTACATATTTGGTATTTTTACAAGAAGTTGAATAAGGTTCTTTGGCTACATCCAGATGCTTGCATTCTTGCAGAACTGCCTTGCAATCGGCGCAGGAAAAAGCATTAGGAAAtagtgccttcgggaaagtattcagaccccttgacttttccacattttgttactttacggccttattctaaaatgtattaaattagaaaaaaatcctcagcaatcaaattttggcaaatgtataaaaaataaataccttatttatataaagtattcagaccattcgctatgagactcgaaatttaactcagatacatcctgtttccaatgatcatctttgagatgtttctacaacttgaatggagtccacctgtggtaaattcaattgattggacatgatttggaaaggcacacacctgtctatataaaaaggacagagctccagagttcctctgtagagattagagaaccttccaggaggtcaaccatatctgcagcactccaccaatcaggcctttatggtagagtggccaggcggaagtcacccctcagtaaaaggcacatgacagctcgcttggagtttgccaaaaggcacctaaagactctcagaccatgagaaacaagattctctggtctgatgaaaccaaaattggcctgaatgccaagcgtcacgtctggaggaaacctggcaccatccctacggtgaagcatggtggtggcagcatcatgctgtggggatgttttcagcaccagggactgggagactagtcaggatcgatacaaagatgaacagatcaaagtacagagagatccttgatgaaaacctgctccagagcgctcaggacctcagactagggcgaaggttcaccttccaataggacaacaaccctaagcacagtcaagacaatgcaggagttgcttcaggacaagtctctgaatgtccttgagtggtccagccagagcccagacttgaacctgatcgaacatctacggagagacctgaaaatagctgtgcagcgacgctccccatccaacctgacagaacttctgcagagaagaatggaagaagcaccccaaatacaggtgtgccaagcttgtagcatcatacccaagacgacttgaggctgtaatcgctgacaaaggtgcttcaacaaagtactaagtaaagggtctgaatacttatgtaaatgtgatatcagtttctttaataaattatcaaacatttctaaaaacctgtttttgctttgtcattatgggatattgtgtgtagattgatgaggggggggggggaaactacgtaatgaattttagaataaggctgttaggtaacaaaatgaggaaaaagtcaaggggtctgaatactttccgaacgcactgtatatCTTCCTCAACCAGGGGTTTGATTGAATGTATAACAAGAacagttttcagttttttgtctCCGTCTCCAGACAGACGCccctgcgtgtgtttgtgtgtgtaaacgTGTGTCGATGCAGGAGCTGCTCAGACTGTGGCGGCTGACGAGTAAGAGGGAACAGTCTTATCCAGCTCTCCAGTATTGACAGTGTTACTAATCCCCTCCAACTGCTCAAATACCCCCCCGAAAAAAAAACATCCCTCCCATTTACCCATGCAGGGCGTCCCTGGGGGCAGGCTGTGCCTTAGCCTCCTCTCCAGTTATAGTCTCTGGCCGGGGCCCATTCCCCCCACCCCTACCCAGGCAGCATGTATTAATCGCTGCTAAAACAAATAGTTTTCAATTGTTTGGTAGAAAGCCCAGTGTTTGCACCAGGGCctaacaaaatattttttacaagcTATCCAGTTGTGATTAGGGCTGGGAGAATTTAATTTCCGTGGCATTGATAATAATATTAGCCTAATTAATGATGTTGTTTGACTTTGCTCAGCACTCTGTGTACCTTCTACACAACACTAGCCAGCCGGAGCTGTGGCTGAGTGCTCAGCCATCTCCATCTCGCCCCGTCTCTCCAGTCCATGACGACTGCACACATTTCATGAACCGCTAGATGTCTAATCCCTCGAACAGATTCTGTTCCTGGAGTCTAGAGAACTTTACTCTTTTAGGGAGAAATTACTCTGAGTCTGGCATGTTAAGAATACCTAATGAGTTATAGAAGTCTATTCCTATCACTTCCAGCACCAAGCCAACTCTCTCACTGAGTTCTTACATTTCAAACTCTTTCTTCACTGTTATTGTTAATGAAAATGAGACTAATTAAACACAAGACTTTTTATGACTCATTAAGGTAAACAGCAGTACACAGGGAATAGCTTAGCATAATACATAACTTCAGGTTTGGTCTCACCGTCACTGATAGACAAACAAttaccaccatagagaacacagagGCACAGTGATCTTGACCCTCCCTGGCCTCCTGTAGGCCCCGTGAAGTCCACTTAACTTTCCCTCATTATCTCCTTAAGCGGTGAAGAGAAGTCCACAATGGAGAGCACGGATGGTAAGCCTCGTTGGATAAGCAGGTGTTGATCTATGCAATTACAATGACACATTCGCTGACCTCTCGCACCCGTCATCTTAGCCACAGACAGACCACCCAGGACCCCAGAGTGGTTCTCAGACATGATTACAGCTGGGATCACAGCCAGTGTGTtgacccctcacctctcccttgaggtcagaggtcaggggtcggCGAGAGGTGGTCATGTGACTCTCTCTGCCAGGCACAGCGGAGCTCTTTAGCAGGCTTGGttcgggaggagagagagagagagagagaaggatgttgGTGAGAGTAGATTCCTCTGGGAGTTCTGTATGAGGGGTGGCTGTTTCCAGTATGCAGTCAGTCAGTGCCATGACAGGCCTGAGCTATGAAGAGCTCAACTTTCTCTTTGCAGTAGCTTTAAAGTCTGTTCCTGTGTACAAGTGCAGCCACAGAATATACATTTGGCACAATCAAAACAAAATGTCTCTTTATGTTAAAGTTGAAAGCTTGGAAATCAAGGTTGATATTACCGGTAATATGACACAATCATGTTTGGTGGATTAGTATTTCAAAACAAGAGTCTATacgtttcaaattctttgtgttgCAGAAATCAAGGGCAAAATGCAGGTAAATTTAGGTGAAAGGTGCAgtgaaaatgtgttgttttacagcacgtgtcaaactcattctacGGAGGGCTGAGTGTCCGCGGGTGTTCATCCTCCcttgaccttaattcatcaatcaagtacactgattagtaaggaactccccacaactggttgtctaggtcttaattgaaagggaaaaccaaaaaccagcagacactaggccctccatggaatgagtttgacagccctgttttacagggtcagtcatggtAGTATCGCACCCCTGGAGCAAACTAGGGTTAAGTGccatgctcaagggcacataaACAGATTATTCACCTTGTCAGCGCgagtattcgaaccagcgacctctcggatactggcccaatgctctaacccagGGTTTCTTAAACTTTATCAGCTCGAGATGCAAATGAGAAATTGACCGTCCTCCTGTGACCCAAATCGTCCTCCAACAAACCAAATTAAGAAGAAATAGTGTTTGATTATATATGTATTCTCATAACTCGCGACCCACCTCCCACAAACTCAGGGCCCACTTTGGGTCCCGACCCATAGTTTAAGAAAccctgctctaaccgctaggctacctgtagaCCAACTGTGAATGGCGGTGGTCTTTCTTGGCCTCTAGGATGGACAAAGAAAAAGGTGCTACTGCAGATGAGAATGAAAGACTAACTCAGAGAATCTAGGTTGGCTGAATTCCGTTTCCATGGGGAGTTTTGTGAAATCATAGGCCGTGGTGATTGGACGGACCGATGGCTGGACAGCGACGCATTGGCCAGGGCCATTAGCTGAAGTGTCGTCCCAGTCTGGCCTGGCGGTAGTCCACTCTCAGCTGTACGAAGGCGTGCAGAAGGTTCCGGTCTAGGTTGGTGAGCTGCTCCCCGGAGCAGACCTGCTTGAGGTTGTCTGGGGCAACCACCAGGAGGTTACACAGGGCGTGGAGCGTGTCAAAGAGCTGCAGCACAAGAGGAACCTGGGGGACAGACAAACCATTAGCATTCTGCTAGGAGGAATAAACCCAACGTTTAACTAGGCCAAGAGGCATTTATTCAGTATCATTACTAGCTCTACATGATGTCAACTGTTGCTACATGCGTAATGATGCTAACTCTGGTGTGACCTCTCACCCGGAAGTCCTTGGCACTTTTGCGGTAGTCGGCCACGTCGCAGATGGCCAGCATGCCTCCCATGGAGCTGTAGCTGTACTGCTGCAGGTGCTCGTGGATGAGGCGGTGGAAACGCACGCCCAGCTCCGTCAGCACTGTGTCCACGTTCTTACCGTCCATAGACTTCCGCACACGCTCTACCTGCCgactcacatacacacaaacctTGGAGCAGGCCTGGGGAGCACAGGGAGGAGGTAGGAGTCGGACTGTGTAGTTTTGGTGTCAAAGGTCAAGTGAATCAATGTGCAAAAAAAGAATTAGCAACTTCTACAACTATGAAGAATTCTCTGGTACTTGCGTAAAACAGATGACTTTCAagttaaatacagttttttttttaaatagactgAAATTCGACAACATATTCTGAACTGCCAGGAGCAGCGTGTTTAACATGGTTTTGATTCTCGCTTTGCTTTTCATAAATGAGACCAGAGGTGGAGGTTGGGTGCAGTTCACTCCTTACTGCGGTGCACTGGATCATGACGTTGTTCTCATCTTCAGGCCTGAAGTCTGTCTTCTTCTGTTCCGTAGCCAGGATGTGCTTCATCTGTCCCACCATGCAGTTCAGTGTCCTGCAGAGGGAGGACAACACCATGACGACCACCCCTAACACACTAATAGGATACATTCACTCACTTCCTATGATGCTGTTGATAACATTTACAACACTTTGTGGTTTACTGACCTGTCTATGCCGGTGTCCAGTTTCACCTCCATCTGTTCAATCACCTCCTTCTTCTTGTGCAGACACTCTGTCAGTTTGGGAGACGAGCTAGAGGAGACAGAAGGTCCATGAAAGGTCAAAGGCAATAAAAACATAACACAGGTGTGATTGACAGTTCAGGCCCCACGCTAACCTGATAAGAGGCATTAGGTGGTCGTTGAACTGCTTATCAAACAGGTGGAAGATGGTGTTGGCTTGCTGGACCACATCCAGGAAGTACAGGTTGGCATTCTTGGCATCAGGTGAGGGGATGGCTgtagaaagagagaaacacacaacttTCCTTTAAAAAAAGGCAAAAGAGAACAACAGAAGGATAGGAAGATGAATATACAACACAAATGAAAAGTATCTGCTCAAGGTTTCGCAGCCTTTACTGTGTTAGTGAGAGTTAGATGTACCGGAGAGGCCGATCTCCAGTGCGTAGTCGATGTGGTCCACACACAGGTGCTCCACCAGCAGTAGGAAGATGGAGAAGGCGTTCTTGGGCAGGTCCGAGGGATCTGAGAGCTGGTtcacaacacacagagacaggcctGATTTACTCTCAGAAATCTACAGGGATTTACTGCATGCAGTGTTATTGTCTCTCCTGTAGGTGGCAGCATAGCAGCCTTACCCTGTTGCACCTCTCGAAAGCGTGGCGCGTCTCCTGCAGCAGGTTGACCACCACCTCCTGGGAGAGGAAGGTCTCTCCGTGGGTGTCAATGCTGGGCCCCAGGGGCAGGTTGGTGCGCTGCCTGAACCGCTCCTTCAGCTCCTGGATACTGGGGGGGGTGAATTAATACACTTAAGGAAAAGGGGAGAGTCTGAACTCctgggggggggaggggtgaaTTAATACACTTAAGGAAAAGGGAAGAGTCTGaactcctgggggggggggggggggtgaattaaTACACTTAAGGAAAAGGGAAGAGTCTGaactcctggggggggggggtgaattaaTACACTTAAGGAAAAGGGAAGAGTCTGAACTCAAAGACAGGACCTTGCTATgatgaggagtggagagatgAGGAACGTGCTATTTAAATCCATTTAACTATTTAATCCAACTGAGATCTAACCCCAAGGATGAACAAGAAGTTTTGGGTAAAGGAAGAAGATACTGAAGAGAGGGTCAGGGGGTACTGGGGTAGAGGTGGTCAGTCACTTCCTACCTGCCCCCACCCTGTGGGCGTTTCTGGTGGTTCTTGGAGTCGTAGTAGCGCTGCAGGATCATGGCGCTGCGCGTGCGGAGGTAATCTTTCTCCATTTCAATGTAGCTCTCCAGATAGGTGGAGAATATGTTTTTAATGAGCTTGGACAGGAAGGTGTGTTTGTCTGAGCCCAGGTTGAACTCGGTCAGCTTGGAAGCCAAGGCCGTTGTCCTGGAGACACAGGGTTGCCGCGGTTTCAAAAAAGTCAGAATAGATGGTATGAGGTGCTTAGAGTGAGAGGTCAAAGGGTGAACAGCAGTATTACCTGGTATAAAGGTCATAGAGGTTTTTGAGGTATTGTTCTACATCAGAGCGGCGGGTTTCATCCAGTTTTTCTTTTACGTGGGCCTGGAACACAAAACTGCTTAGTCAGTCCATCAGAAAACCAAGACATTTTTAAACCTTGTGGCAGCTGAAGATTTGGTCAATAGGAGAGACTGTCCACTGTACCTGTAGTTTGTTCTCAAAGATGTTCTGGATGAGTTTGGCCATGACGGTCTCTGGACTCTGGAAGACCTCTCCCACCTGCTTGTTGACCCGCTGGCAGAGGAGTGCAGTGTCTTCAAACACATCACTACGCATGTACGCCCCCTgaacacagacagtcagacagagtgagaaagagagagagcgagagagagggttaaCCCCATAGAATAAGGAATTAGAATAGTAGAATGGATAAAGTCTTATGCCAGTATAAAAGGccagccattttggtcagggagttggtcagccaGTGTGCTGTGATAAGATGGTGGAAAACAATGAATTTGAAGATTATCTGCACAGTATGTTTATTAGCTGACTAACCAGCTAGTTCAAGTGGAATGATTCCATATATTTTCAATTTAACTGCCAATATTCCATACAaatgcagtcaatccacagccattaactggctgaaatcagttgatgACAGGACTTAGACAAGTCAgaaatgcaacaagtactgattTTGTATTATAACACTCACAGCTTTCCAGGGAAACAAACATTGagacatttatggtctgtttacatataatTTTTTGGGCTATTTATACATAACATATATAATTATATTACAATATTGTAGGGTAACAATAATTCTATAACACTAATTCTGATATATCCCACCTTAGTTGCATTTTTCTGCCTaagtaaaagcaggaaatgcATCACTTCTTTACTaatgcctctactgccattcattccaattagaatGGTTTGTATTTTAACAATGGCTACCATTTTCATcccattctggaactttgagggtttatgacatagagatcctattaaattactagaggggctTTGTTAAAGCCAGACCTCAGGACTAACCTGTGGTGAGACTACAGAAGCACTCAGGTACTCTATACTGAGCTGTTATAAAGGGTTCATGTTCAACTGAACACTGCACACTCACCTCCTGGCACTGCTTGATATATACATCCACACAGTGTGCATAGCCCTGCAGGAAACATAGACATGTCACAATCACACCTGCATGACTTCCACAATCTAACATCACCAAAAAATGACAACAAACTGTATGCATGGTTGCATAGATGCTGAATGAGACACAAGAGCATATTTGTAAGTTACAACAACTCAAACAATAGCACACATCTTCCTTTAATATGGAGACATATCAAAGTGTGTCCAGTGTTTGTGGGTCACCTTGAAGTGTAAGAGGACCGCAGCGACTTCCCGCATGCGCCCAATCTCGCCCCTACGCTGGGCCGCCGTGAACTCCTGGATCAGCTGGCGCTCCAGGTCATGGTATTTACCTAGACACACACTCAACAGATTTAGTTGCCTTTCTTAGCATGGCTGTGTATTCACTTGTTCATCAATCAGCAACAAAAGAGCATGTTGAATGCAAACACTCACTTGCAATCTTGGCCTTAACATCTGCAAACCTGTTAAGAGGACAAGGATAGAGGCATTCATCAGAGAGATATCGGACATTTAAAAAGACTCAAACCCAAAATTGTATAATGTGTAGTCCCTCTAATTTGAAGTGAGTTAAATATATTCTCTCCCTCAGAAATAACAGTTAATGCAACCTAACATTGACAAAAATACGTCTGATTTTTCTATGAGATGGGCTAGAGGCAGAGTAGCAGCACCTATACTGTTTACATTATACCACAGAGCTCGTGTAAAGCTGCCTCCAGGACTACTCACCTGTCGAATGGCAGCTCCTGGGCTATGAGATGCAACTTCTGAATGATATCAGCAGCTTCCTTAATCtgggagagggagaaatagggggagggagacagaagaACATAAGAAATGGACATCCAAACATCCAGAGAGCAGACCAGCAGTAGCAGCATCTCCACTTAGGGGATCATGTTAAAccagccctcctccacctcctccctgtacACCACGGAGTTGATAACAAGCAGCCGCCGCTCACCTGGCTAACAGCATCCACATCAGCCCTGAGTTAGCAGGATATCCAACTCTGTATTGGCATGCCTCCTTTGAAGGCACGCTGTAATCCCACAGGAGCCTAAATCGCCTTCAATAATCTGTCCGGCCAGGGATATCTCTCTAAAGAGGGGCCCTGTCGAGAACCACCCACTCCCCCCACCCGACATACACACGCTGGCTGAAAACCCCAGACCTAGGACAGGCCCGCCGTCCGCAACTTCCCGGTTCCTGCAGATGCCTGCCTCAGCTAACATTATTACTCCGCTCCCGTGAGGAGGATCCAGCCTTTCTGCTCGGCGAAGGTTTTCTAAGTATCTGTCCCCCAGCTAAGATTAGCTAAATCCCATGTAAGTAATGTAGCCGTCTCTCTGCAGTCAGGGTTTAGCAGCACTTGTCTCCACGCTGGCGGCCCAGCCCTCCCTTTCAGAAGGATTAGCAGAGCCTTCCCCCTTCAGCTATTCACTCGCAgctttcctctttcctcctcgTCTGGAGGTATGCTCAGAAAAAGGGATCTGTCTGCAATTTCCACATCATGCCTCTCTGGAAGCATTCTCATCCTATGTCCAGCTCCCGTCTCAGATTGATTACTGTTTTCCCACTAAAAGGAATTCATTGAGAGAATCACAAACTCTTCAAAACAGCTGTAATATTCTGATAATACACTATCAAATTTTTGAGGGTTGATAGTGAGGTAGCTCAGATTG encodes the following:
- the LOC139553558 gene encoding exocyst complex component 5-like, giving the protein MSTTAQLFEEPFDADEYIERLAWRTPGGGSKGGAEAFDPKRLLEEFENHIEELKHLDEKIQRRVEKLEHQCHREAKEFAHKVQDLQRSNQVAFQHFQELDEHISYVATKVCHLGDQLEGVNTPRQRAVEAQRLMTYFNEFLDGELRSDVFNNPEKIKEAADIIQKLHLIAQELPFDRFADVKAKIASKYHDLERQLIQEFTAAQRRGEIGRMREVAAVLLHFKGYAHCVDVYIKQCQEGAYMRSDVFEDTALLCQRVNKQVGEVFQSPETVMAKLIQNIFENKLQAHVKEKLDETRRSDVEQYLKNLYDLYTRTTALASKLTEFNLGSDKHTFLSKLIKNIFSTYLESYIEMEKDYLRTRSAMILQRYYDSKNHQKRPQGGGSIQELKERFRQRTNLPLGPSIDTHGETFLSQEVVVNLLQETRHAFERCNRLSDPSDLPKNAFSIFLLLVEHLCVDHIDYALEIGLSAIPSPDAKNANLYFLDVVQQANTIFHLFDKQFNDHLMPLISSSPKLTECLHKKKEVIEQMEVKLDTGIDRTLNCMVGQMKHILATEQKKTDFRPEDENNVMIQCTAACSKVCVYVSRQVERVRKSMDGKNVDTVLTELGVRFHRLIHEHLQQYSYSSMGGMLAICDVADYRKSAKDFRVPLVLQLFDTLHALCNLLVVAPDNLKQVCSGEQLTNLDRNLLHAFVQLRVDYRQARLGRHFS